One Purpureocillium takamizusanense chromosome 1, complete sequence genomic window carries:
- the SKN7_1 gene encoding kinase-regulated stress-responsive transcription factor skn7 (EggNog:ENOG503NV9B~COG:K~COG:T), producing the protein MSSFVRQLNKYSFYKVASSLNDGSLSSGSTMSEFKHPHFRLGGEGELYKICRKAPAPKHPRAMDSFTQSQGISIISENLTATQDQIRNIERTHANEARTNKLLVEEVLALQKMLKAQTEAQHEILNYLSPFTYDGRHNNPRRGTRRKLQP; encoded by the exons ATGTCGAGTTTCGTACGACAACTCAACAAGTATAGCTTCTATAAAGTGGCGTCATCGCTAAATGATGGATCATTGTCCAGTGGGAGC ACGATGTCGGAGTTTAAACATCCGCACTTTCGActcggcggggagggcgagtTGTATAAAATTTGCCGAAAAGCACCAGCACCAAAGCATCCAAGGGCGATGGATAGTTTCACACAATCTCAAGGCATTAGCATCATCTCGGAGAATTTGACCGCAACACAGGATCAGATCCGGAATATCGAACGGACGCATGCTAACGAGGCGCGGACCAACAAGCTCCTCGTTGAGGAGGTCTTGGCCCTGCAGAAGATGCTTAAGGCACAGACCGAAGCACAGCACGAAATACTTAACTACCTTTCCCCGTTCACCTACGACGGCCGACATAACAATCCCAGGAGAGGTACCAGACGTAAGCTGCAGCCGTGA
- the SKN7_1 gene encoding kinase-regulated stress-responsive transcription factor skn7, variant 2 (EggNog:ENOG503NV9B~COG:K~COG:T) — MSMPGAGSIRPWSRAKESEFVRNLFRILDDPSQRDLVRWGQEGDTFIVVEGERFNKCILQKHFRHSNMSSFVRQLNKYSFYKVASSLNDGSLSSGSTMSEFKHPHFRLGGEGELYKICRKAPAPKHPRAMDSFTQSQGISIISENLTATQDQIRNIERTHANEARTNKLLVEEVLALQKMLKAQTEAQHEILNYLSPFTYDGRHNNPRRGTRRKLQP, encoded by the exons ATGTCCATGCCAGGCGCGGGATCAATTCGGCCGTGGAGCAGAGCCAAAGAGAGCGAATTT GTCAGGAACCTTTTCAG AATTCTCGACGACCCCTCACAGAGGGATTTGGTTAGATGGGGACAGGAAGGCGATACATTTATCGTGGTGGAG GGCGAACGATTCAACAAATGCATCCTGCAGAAGCATTTCAGGCATAGCAATATGTCGAGTTTCGTACGACAACTCAACAAGTATAGCTTCTATAAAGTGGCGTCATCGCTAAATGATGGATCATTGTCCAGTGGGAGC ACGATGTCGGAGTTTAAACATCCGCACTTTCGActcggcggggagggcgagtTGTATAAAATTTGCCGAAAAGCACCAGCACCAAAGCATCCAAGGGCGATGGATAGTTTCACACAATCTCAAGGCATTAGCATCATCTCGGAGAATTTGACCGCAACACAGGATCAGATCCGGAATATCGAACGGACGCATGCTAACGAGGCGCGGACCAACAAGCTCCTCGTTGAGGAGGTCTTGGCCCTGCAGAAGATGCTTAAGGCACAGACCGAAGCACAGCACGAAATACTTAACTACCTTTCCCCGTTCACCTACGACGGCCGACATAACAATCCCAGGAGAGGTACCAGACGTAAGCTGCAGCCGTGA